In the genome of Streptomyces aquilus, the window CAGGTCCCAACTGTCCTGCCCGTCTGGAGGAAGTACCGGGAAATCCTTCGCGAGTTGGGCTACGACGCAGATTGCCACATCCTGCACACCGAGGACTACGGGGTGCCACAGACGCGTCGCCGCGCTGTACTGATCGCCCGATACACGGGGAAGAAGGGCAAGGCGCTCGAGTTCCCCAAACTGACGCATCAGCGCTATCGCAAGGGGGTGGAGCGACTCCCCGCGCTGGAGCCAGAAAACCGCGCGGCCGAGCAAAACGCGCTCTTTGACCCGCAGCCGCGCGCACGTGGGCAAGAGCCGTGGGTCTCGATGGGTGACGTTCTAAAGGACACCAGGCCAACCAATTTCGTGGTCCGCTCCAACTACGGCTCAGGCGGCGACCCCAAGAAACGAGGTCTCCGCACGTCCGATCAGCCGGCCGCCACCGTCACAGGCAAGGTTCGCCGAAACAAGGTGTTTGATCTCAAGGGAATCGACAAGAACGGCGACCCTGAACTCGGCCCGGAGCAGGAGCGTTTCACACTGCAGGAGGCTGGCCTCCTGCAGACCTTCCCAGCCGATTACCCTTGGCGGGGCACGGACATCGCACAGCAGATCGGCAATGCCATCCCGCCGCTTCTGGCCATCCACGTCCTGTGCACCGCGCTAAGGTTGGACGACAACAAAAAACGGCAAGCCATCGAAGCACTCAGAACCTGGAGTCCCACCCATTCATGAGCAGGACGATCAGTCCAGCTCTGCCTCCCCATCGATCTCGTCCTTGCCTCTCACCGGAGCATCGGCGAACAACTCCGCGAAGTAGTCGGTCAGGCTCGCCACCGATTCCTCAGGGACGCGCCCATCGGCCGGACCCGTGGGAAGTGCACGATGGTGCACGGAGCCGCCTTCATCTCCCTCCTCGATCCAAATGCGCACGGCCCCGGCATCCCGCTGCGTATCCGGCGCGATCACGTCGTACATAAGGGTCGCAGCCGCCGCGTTGACAGCCTTGGCCAAAGCGTTTGTCGCCCGCCCCGTCCGCACAACATCGCGTTGCAGCAACCGGACCAACGCCTGTGCCGTAGGTCTGTGGTCGATGACGTCCAACCGCAGCACCGTATTCAGCATGTCCTGGTTCCCGCATGCAGTGACCACGGGTGCGTAGTCGGGTCCGTCTCGAAACAACTCGGCGGACCACCATAGCCGCGCAAAGGCCTGCTTGTAGTGAGGGCCCTTGAAGTACCGGGCGTTGACGGTCTTCCGCTTCTCGGAGAAGTGCCGCCAGACCACGAAGTCGGGAGCAACGCCGAGGGCCAGGTAGTTCCACAGCGCCGGATCCGCCGCCTCCGTACGCGTCAGGCGCAGGATCGCGTGAAGGCGCGGCGCGAGCCACGCGTCAGCCTGAGTCGGCTTGTCGTCCCGGTGCATGTACATCGCGTCGTCGATCAGGTCCCGAATCGCGCGCAGTCGCCATCGGGGACTCTCGGGCAGCGGCTCGGTCGACTGATTGAGTGCAATGCCAGGGACATTGTCCTTGCCGGAGAGCAGCCCGTCCGTGATGAATCGCGCCGCCTCTTCGTCGGTGAGCCGAGCCAGGTACTCGGGCAGGTGATCGGGCTTCTCCGTCATGCCGCGTCCTCACGATTGAGCTTGTCCAAGCCGCGCACGGTCTCCGAGAGCGCTCGGGGCACTTCGGCCCTGCGCATCGCCGCGTACTGAATTCGCGGCTGGAGTTCGGTCCATCCCGTGGCGCCCACCCGCCGGCGGTGCACTTCACGCAGAGCGTCCTCAAGAGTCCGATCCGGCACGACGTCGGGGAGCATCTCCCTGAGTACCTCGCCCTGCCACCCGTAGGGGAACAATGGAGTGCCGTCGTCCTCGATTTCCAGGTCGCCTATGGCCGAGTGGAACACAGCGATCCACACGTCGGCGGCCATCTGGGACACCAGCATGTCGTTCACGAGGCCCTCGGGCCCCCGCCCCCCGGCCCCCAGCACCTCCGTCATGCCCTCGAAATCGGTGTTGATGTGGACAGTGGGCAGCGACCCCGACGCGTTCACGATCCACGGAGCGTCGGTGAAGTTCTGCAACCAGCGCGGGCCCTTCGCGAACCCGACCTCCCTGATGTCGAAGCTCTGCTCCCGAGTCGGGGTGTCGCTCCTCACGTCGACAATCCAGTCTTCCGCCACTTCCCCGATGATTCGCCCGGGCACCCCTTCGACCGTCGCGATCACCTGAACCGTCAAAACGGCGCGGTCGTATATGTCGGAGCGCAGCATGCGCAGTTCACCGCGCCATTCTCGGCCGCCCTCCGCCTCGGGGGCGAGCCTGGACGTGACGCGGGTGTTGGTGGTCCGGTCCGTCAGTACCGCGACCACCACGACCTCGGACCATGGTCCGCCCGGCTCGGTCGCTTTGGAGGGGACCGTGGCCGAGACGACCAGCGTGGCGGTCTCCCAGTCTTCTGTCTCCGCCATACCCAGTGCGACCACACGCTCGACGACGGAGCGGGCACGAGAGTCGAGCTGCTCGCGAGGCTGCTCGGGCGCCTTGACGCGCGCCGCGTCCACCCGCAGCGAAACTCCGCCTCGCAACCGGGGGTACGGGAACACCTTCATGGCAGCTACTCCCCTTCGCCGGTGCGCAGTTCGACTACGAGGCCGCTCAAGCTCGTCCTGACGGCGTGTGTCGTGGGATCGGTCACCCCACGGAACGTCGCTGAGGTGGCGCCGTCGGAGAACCGCAGAGTGCCGTCCACCACCTGGCAGTTGTCCATTCCCGCCAGCTCGGCCCACGCGATGGCGGGACGCGGACCGGAGCGTACGTCGAACTTGGCTACCGGGACGAGGCGCCAGTCAGCACCGCCGGCTGGAATCCTGATCTCTCCGATCACCTGCCAGGCACCGCCGTCGAGCACTCGGGCGTCCAACTCCTCCAGCACTGGCATGGTTGCCGCAGGGAGCCGCCTCCGCTTCTTCGCCGCACCGACGGTCAATGTCTGCGCCAGGCGTCCTCCCCCTTGCTTGGGTCCCTTCTTGGGACGGGTCACGAGTGCCTTGATCGCCGTGTTGGTCTCCCACGTAAGGGCGTTGATCCGCCGGTACGCCGAAGGTGAGTACGTGAGAGTCAGTTCTTCGGTCTGTCCCCACTTGTTGTGCTCGGGAGGCTCCGCTGCCCGCAGGAATTCCTCGGCCTCGGCAGCGAACGAGGCCTGCGGTCCTGCCGCTTCGCCAGTCAGCAGGACGGCTTGGAAGGGGTTGACGGCAAA includes:
- a CDS encoding DNA cytosine methyltransferase, whose amino-acid sequence is MTRAPHPDANQDKPVIADLFAGPGGLDIAAEMLGLPTIGVEWDESTRATRRAADLRTTGEPDVAKVNPLDVEVASARILTGGPPCQTYSVAGNREGHKALEVVQDLAERVGGSETVGHLKKAWRTVEQKAHDESWTDERTGLVLQPLRWIVEKKLKADPYDVVILEQVPTVLPVWRKYREILRELGYDADCHILHTEDYGVPQTRRRAVLIARYTGKKGKALEFPKLTHQRYRKGVERLPALEPENRAAEQNALFDPQPRARGQEPWVSMGDVLKDTRPTNFVVRSNYGSGGDPKKRGLRTSDQPAATVTGKVRRNKVFDLKGIDKNGDPELGPEQERFTLQEAGLLQTFPADYPWRGTDIAQQIGNAIPPLLAIHVLCTALRLDDNKKRQAIEALRTWSPTHS
- a CDS encoding DUF6339 family protein, whose translation is MTEKPDHLPEYLARLTDEEAARFITDGLLSGKDNVPGIALNQSTEPLPESPRWRLRAIRDLIDDAMYMHRDDKPTQADAWLAPRLHAILRLTRTEAADPALWNYLALGVAPDFVVWRHFSEKRKTVNARYFKGPHYKQAFARLWWSAELFRDGPDYAPVVTACGNQDMLNTVLRLDVIDHRPTAQALVRLLQRDVVRTGRATNALAKAVNAAAATLMYDVIAPDTQRDAGAVRIWIEEGDEGGSVHHRALPTGPADGRVPEESVASLTDYFAELFADAPVRGKDEIDGEAELD